The nucleotide sequence TGTCAAGGTAAGCTTTATTGAGGGAGACAATAAGGTGATTCTTTGCCCCGAGTGCAAGGCCCAAGCCAAGGAGCGGGGTATGAGCTACCTGGAATATCTGGACGCCACAGGGGCCTGCCCAAGATGTACCCGGGAATTTAAGTATTATAGCCTATACGAATTTATTATCAGCCACGGTGAATACCGCTTTTGCTTTCACACACCTTATTCCACGGCCAAAAAATGGTTTAAAAATGTCGGACTGAGGCCCCCGCAGACACACAAGCCCCAGCGGGAGGGCGCCTATACCTTCGGCAGGTCGGTCTACGAGTCCGAGGCTCAGGTGGTGGAATTGATAGAGGTGATTAAAGAACTACAAAATTTCCTGGCTGATTTTGGTGTTGAACCTTTGATAGAGACTGGTATCCGGGACTTTGAATAGAATTTTTTTTGGGGGTATTCCTTTGGGGTCTTTTAGTTCTTTGACGGGATTAACGGGATAAGCGGGATTAAAGGCTTTGCTTGTCTTGCTTTGGGGACAACACCAATTCTTTGACAGGATTTACAGGATCTATAGGATTTTTAAAATATTCTTTAAAGACCCAAAAGTATTGTCCCCTTAGCATCCCATTCAATCCCGTTAATCCCGTCTAAAAACAACCCTCAAGCATGACCCCGATTTCTTTTAATTCTTTTTCTTTTCAAAGAGACCCCAAAGCCATCGACCCCTTAGCATCCGGTCAATCCTGTTAATCCTGTCAAAAAAACGACCCGTAAGCATGACCCAAGCTCTTTTTAATCTTTTTCTGTTTTAATCTGTCTTGACAGGGGATTAAAGGCTTTGCTTGTCTTGCTTTGGGGACAACATTATTTCTTGGATAGGATTTACAGGATCTACAGGATTTTTTAAAATATTCTTTAAAGACCCAAAAGCTATTGTCCCCATAGCATCCCATTCAATCCCGTTAATCCCGTCTAAAAACAACCCTTAAACATGACCCAAATTCTTTTAATTCTTTTCAAAATGCCCCAAAGCTACGACAAAGTTTTGGAGGGGAAAAGTCGGAATTGAACCGGACCCCAGCCTGGGTTACAAGCCGGCCAGCGGGTTTGCAGCCCGTGGGAGGCACCAGCCCCGTTTTCCCCATCTACATTATTCTACATACCATATTCTAAATACCATCATTGGATTCCTTTATGTTTGTCATTTAATTATTTTATAACAAGCTCTTTGTCGTTAACAAAAGTTTATAACAAAAAAATATCCGCTCTCTACGAGCGGGCACGAATACCTCGTTGCCTTGATGAAAATCTTTGCTTTGGGGCCGGGTTTTGGGTTCTTTTTTTGACGGAATAAGCGGGATTAAAAACTTTGCTTGTCGCGCTTTGGGGATAACATTAATTCTTTGACAGGATTACAGGATCTACAGGATGCTTTAGAGTAGTGCTTTGGGGTCTTAAAAAACATTTTTAAATTATTTGTTTTAATATTTTGCACTGGTCCATAAGCTCTGTTTAGGTGATAAAGACTTTCGATTGTATTTTTGTATTTTTTTAACAATCCTGTGTATCCTGTTAATCCTGTCTAAAAAAATTGTTTGCCCCAAAGCCTCACATGCAAAGCCTTTTACCCCGTTCATCCCGTTAAAACTCACATGAACCATATACATAAACTAGAATGAAAATTTATTTTCGTAAAAAAAGCGACCCATAAGCATGGCCCAAACTCTTTTTAATCTTTTTCTGTTTTAATCTATCTTGACGGGATTAAAGGCTTTGCTTGTCTTTCTTTGGGGACAACACCAATTCTTTGACAGGATTACAGGATTTGCAGGATGCTTTAGGGTAGTGCTTTGGGGTCTTAAAAAACATTTTTAAATTATTTGTTTTAATATTTTGCACTGGTCCATAAGCTCTGTTTAGGTGATAAAGACTTTCGATTGTATTTTTGTATTTTTTTAACAATCCTGTGTATCCTGTTAATCCTGTCTAAAAAAATTGTTTGCCCCAAAGCCTCACATGCAAAGCCTTTTACCCCGTTCATCCCGTTAAAACTCACATGAACCATATATATAAACTAGAATGAAAATTTATTTTCGTAAAAAAAGCGACCCGTAAGCATGGCCCAAACTCTTTTTAATCTTTTTCTGTTTTAATCTATCTTGACGGGATTAAAGGCTTTGCTTGTCTTTCTTTGGGGACAACACCAATTCTTTGACAGGATTTACAGGATCTATAGGATTTTTAAAATATTCTTTAATGACCCTAAAGCTATTGTCCCCTTAGCATCCCATTTAATCCCGTTAATCCCGTCTAAAAACAACCCTCAAGCATGACCCAAATTCTTTTATTCTTTTCCCAAAGACCCCTAAGCCATCGACCCCTTAGCATCCTGTCAATCCTGTTAATCCTGTCAAAAAAGCGACCCGTAAGCATGACCCAAACTCTTTTCCACGCACCCTACCAGCCCCGGCTATACTCCCCGGCGCAGGGGATGCATGCAAATTTACCATCCTTCACCCGAGCCCGGGCCTCCATTACATTTTCACCGCACTGAGCACACTGCACCGACCTAAAAATCTTCGCCTTGGGGGGAAGCTCCATATCCACAGTCTGAACACTCAACAAATCCTCCGCCGGCATCTCCAAAATTTTCGCCATGCGTTCCTCACGGCTTAAATCTTCCTGCCCTCGCCAAGCGCCATCCTTTACCGCCAGACGTAGAGCCTTCTTACTGTTTCTACTGCCCAGAGTATAAACCTGCTTACCGTAATCCCGATAAATAAGGTTTCCTTTACCCAGTGTACACCCGGTAAGGAACATAATGGCATCCACGCCGCAGGCATCATTTTCCACAATGGCCACCAATTCTTCATCCTCATCCCGCATGGCCCTCAATTGCTCTAGGGCTGTTTCAGCCACCCTGTACCCAATGGCCAACCCGGGGCAGGAATGCCCGTGAAAATCAACACATTTTTCCCAATTGGTCTTCTCCATGCACATATCCATATCACTCCCTAGTAATTATAAAGGTGTTTAAAACCGGTGAAACATAAAAAACCACGAAATTATAATCCTGTTTTCGTAACAAGACTATTACCTTCGTGGTAATTATAACAGTATAAATTTACGCTTGCACTTTTCACATCTATAGTGTTCATTTTTCTATATTTATAATATTCTCCTCGTTTTAAATATTACCTGCCGTTGAAATATTTTTTTTTAGCTCCAGCACTTCACTTTAATAAGTCCTTGTACAGTTCGGGCCGGCGTGCCTGGAGAAAAAAGCTGTTACGCATTGATTCTGATTCTTGCCGCCGGATGGTGTTAATTAATTTTGCATCCAAGCGGGCGATTAAGAGCTCTTCCCGGTCGTTAAAGGCCTCACTTACTACATTTCCCTTGGGGTCAATCACCAATGCGCCACCGCAGAAGCTTTGCTTCTCGCTGCCCTGTCCCACCAGGTTGCAGGAAGCAATAAAGACCGAATTGTCATAGGCCCGGGCTGCAAGATATTTGAGCCAAATACTCCTTCTGTCACCCACTATAGTGGGTGAGGCATGGGGAGCAAAGATAATTTCCGCTCCCTGGAGAGACAATATGGCACTTATCTCCGGAAAGTGCAGTTCCCAGCATATTTCGATGGCAAAACCGGCACTTTTAGTATGGAACACTGGAAACTCACCGGCGGGAGTAAAATAAGGCTTTTCACTCTTACCCAGGTGGGTTTTGCGGTACTTCTGCAAACTACCGTCCGGACCGGCCACTAAGTGAGTATTATAAGGCTTGTCCAAGCCTGATTCCTCTGCCATACCGGCCAATACAGTGAGACT is from Bacillota bacterium and encodes:
- a CDS encoding formylmethanofuran dehydrogenase translates to MCMEKTNWEKCVDFHGHSCPGLAIGYRVAETALEQLRAMRDEDEELVAIVENDACGVDAIMFLTGCTLGKGNLIYRDYGKQVYTLGSRNSKKALRLAVKDGAWRGQEDLSREERMAKILEMPAEDLLSVQTVDMELPPKAKIFRSVQCAQCGENVMEARARVKDGKFACIPCAGEYSRGW
- a CDS encoding nitrilase, with the protein product MKNTTIALVQMESRFGRVEDNLAKMSKFISEAAEQGAEIICFPELCIHGYQRENVHRVAETVPGDSSRAVSDMARETSLTVLAGMAEESGLDKPYNTHLVAGPDGSLQKYRKTHLGKSEKPYFTPAGEFPVFHTKSAGFAIEICWELHFPEISAILSLQGAEIIFAPHASPTIVGDRRSIWLKYLAARAYDNSVFIASCNLVGQGSEKQSFCGGALVIDPKGNVVSEAFNDREELLIARLDAKLINTIRRQESESMRNSFFLQARRPELYKDLLK